Part of the Candidatus Thermoplasmatota archaeon genome is shown below.
GGGACCGAAACCGGGCGCCTACTTCCCGAGGAGCGCGAGGAGCCTCTCCTCGAGGCTCTTCGCCGGGACGTCCGGGAGCGAGATGAGCGTCGTCGTCCCGAGGACGCCCTTGCCGCTTCGCCGCGTGTGGATGAAGCCGAGGCCCTCGAGGTCCTTGAGATACGTCCAGAACTGCGTGTGCGCGCGCGGCTTCTCGCCGCGCTCCTCGCACGCGACCGCGTAAATGGACTCCACCTCGCCCGTGATCGCGAACGCGCCGCCCTTCTTCAGGGCCCGCGCGATGGCGAGGAGCGTGAGCTTCTTGTGGAGGTCCAGCTCGCGGAGCTTGCCCTCCTCGACCGTGTCCGAGACGCTCGACTTCGCGGCGCGCAGGTCCTCCGCGCTCACGGTCTTGCGGGACTCGTCGTCCGCGTTCTGGCCCGCCTTGTGCAGGAGCTCGATCGCGAGGCGCGCGTCGCCGCGCTCGGCCGCCATCTCCGCGACGAGGTCCTCGAGGTCCTCCGGGAACGCGTTCGCGTGGAACGCGAGGCCGACGCGCTGGCGCACGATGGACTTCAGCTGCGCTTCGCCGTACTTCTCCACCGCGAGGACGCTCGTGCGCTTGAACGTGCTCTGCGCGGCCTCGTCGAGGAACGTGCGCACGTCGCGCTGCGAGACCATGATCAGGCTCACGCCGACCTTCGCCCGCGTCGCCTCCTCGTTGAAGCGCGTGAGCGCGTACACGAGGTCGGAGCCGGATTTCTTGAGGAGGATGTCCACCTCGTCGAGAATGACGAGGAGATGGGCCTCGCGCCGCTCGAGCTGCTTGCGCAGGATCTCGAGCATCTCGGAGTTCGAGAAGCCGCGGTCCGGGAAGCGCTCGTCGAAATGCGTGAGGATCTTGAGGAGCGCGGCGGAGTCCGTCGAGCGGCGCCGGCAGTTCACGTCCACCCATTCGATCGGGACCCCCTGGCTTGCGGCGTAGGCCTTGAAGTCCATCGCGAAGCGCTTCGAGAGCGCCGTCTTGCCCGACCCCACGGGGCCGGTCACGAGGATCGTCTGCCCGCTCCCCCGGTTCGCGAGGACGGGGCCGAAGGTGCGCGCGAGCTTCTTCGTCTCCTCCTCGCGGCCCGGGAGGTCCTCCGGGACGTAGTCGAAGCTGAGCTTGCCCGCATCCTTGAAGACGGAGGGGCCGCGAAGCTCGTCCTCGATGAGGTGGCGCACGGCGTCGGGATGCGCCGCCTCCCTATATAGACTTCAGGGGGCGCCGCGAACCTCCATATCCGAAGGCGGCGCTCAAGCGCGCGTGCGACCCAAGCTCCGCTGGGATTTCCACGACTATCTGGAGCTCCGGCGCGCCCGCGACCGCGGGGAG
Proteins encoded:
- a CDS encoding AAA family ATPase yields the protein MRHLIEDELRGPSVFKDAGKLSFDYVPEDLPGREEETKKLARTFGPVLANRGSGQTILVTGPVGSGKTALSKRFAMDFKAYAASQGVPIEWVDVNCRRRSTDSAALLKILTHFDERFPDRGFSNSEMLEILRKQLERREAHLLVILDEVDILLKKSGSDLVYALTRFNEEATRAKVGVSLIMVSQRDVRTFLDEAAQSTFKRTSVLAVEKYGEAQLKSIVRQRVGLAFHANAFPEDLEDLVAEMAAERGDARLAIELLHKAGQNADDESRKTVSAEDLRAAKSSVSDTVEEGKLRELDLHKKLTLLAIARALKKGGAFAITGEVESIYAVACEERGEKPRAHTQFWTYLKDLEGLGFIHTRRSGKGVLGTTTLISLPDVPAKSLEERLLALLGK